A window of Vigna unguiculata cultivar IT97K-499-35 chromosome 4, ASM411807v1, whole genome shotgun sequence contains these coding sequences:
- the LOC114181463 gene encoding protein DETOXIFICATION 34-like isoform X1 gives METPLLTQKFTSESDYSAVKGLKDVKFVVWKETVKIWKIALPVALTHLFQFLTNSSTSIYAGHLGDIQLSSISVSQGVVSSIYFYLLFGMSSALATLCGQAFGAGQIVSTCIYVQRSWIILTITCTILLPVYVYATPILKLLGQDEEIADLTGTYSIQLIPQMFSFAIVFPTLTFLQAQSKVKVIMVIAFVVLLIQNGLLYLFIHVFGWGVTGLAMVSDIIGWLYAVALVVYTIAWNKDEWSGFSWMAFRDLWAFAKLCLSSSFMICLQQWYLTCIMLLVGLLENPLVSVSSYSVCFNVQGWHSTLLVGINTATSVRVSNTLGMAHPRAAKYSFYVTMFQSLLLGIFFMTVIFLTKEHFATIFTNNEDIILAVIDLAYLLGITMVLNSISQVISGVAIGSGWQVMVAYINMACYYIVGLPIGIFLGFKQHLGVKGVWGGTMCGNILQILVLLLITWKTNWTKEVEQTAHRMRTWNIDNHYSENVI, from the exons ATGGAGACACCATTACTGACCCAGAAGTTTACTTCAGAATCTGACTATTCTGCAGTGAAAGGGTTGAAGGATGTTAAATTTGTTGTGTGGAAAGAGACAGTGAAGATATGGAAGATAGCATTACCAGTGGCATTGACCCATCTGTTTCAGTTCCTCACAAACTCCTCAACTTCCATCTATGCTGGTCATTTAGGTGACATTCAACTCTCTTCCATCTCTGTTAGCCAAGGTGTTGTCAGTTCCATCTATTTTTACTTGCTG TTTGGTATGTCATCTGCACTTGCAACACTTTGCGGCCAAGCTTTTGGAGCAGGGCAAATTGTTTCTACTTGCATTTATGTGCAAAGGTCATGGATTATACTCACCATCACCTGCACAATCCTCTTACCTGTTTATGTATATGCCACACCAATTTTGAAGTTGCTGGGGCAAGATGAAGAAATTGCTGATCTTACGGGCACATATTCTATACAATTGATTCCCCAAATGTTTTCCTTTGCTATAGTTTTTCCCACCCTGACATTTCTTCAGGCCCAGAGCAAGGTTAAAGTGATCATGGTGATAGCATTTGTGGTTCTGCTCATTCAAAATGGCTTGCTTTACTTGTTCATACATGTGTTTGGTTGGGGTGTAACTGGTTTAGCCATGGTGAGTGACATCATAGGGTGGCTCTATGCTGTGGCTTTGGTTGTGTATACCATTGCATGGAACAAGGATGAATGGAGTGGATTTTCTTGGATGGCATTCAGGGATTTATGGGCATTTGCTAAGTTATGCCTTTCTTCATCTTTCATGATTTGCTTACAGCAATGGTATCTTACATGCATTATGCTCCTTGTTGGTCTTCTAGAGAATCCTCTCGTTTCTGTTTCTTCCTATTCTGTTTG CTTCAATGTTCAGGGTTGGCACTCCACACTGCTCGTAGGAATAAACACAGCCACAAG TGTTCGTGTCTCCAACACACTTGGCATGGCACATCCAAGAGCGGCCAAATACTCTTTCTACGTGACAATGTTCCAATCTCTCCTCCTTGGAATTTTTTTCATGACAGTTATTTTCCTCACAAAAGAACATTTTGCCACCATTTTTACCAACAATGAAGATATCATTCTAGCTGTCATTGATTTAGCATACCTCCTTGGTATAACAATGGTTCTCAATAGCATATCGCAGGTCATTTCAG GTGTGGCCATTGGAAGTGGATGGCAAGTGATGGTTGCTTACATAAACATGGCATGTTATTACATTGTTGGACTCCCAATTGGAATTTTCCTTGGTTTTAAGCAACATTTAGGGGTCAAG GGTGTCTGGGGAGGCACAATGTGTGGCAATATTCTACAGATTTTAGTCCTCTTGTTGATTACTTGGAAGACTAATTGGACCAAAGAG GTGGAGCAAACAGCTCATCGCATGCGAACATGGAACATTGA
- the LOC114181463 gene encoding protein DETOXIFICATION 34-like isoform X2 encodes MSSALATLCGQAFGAGQIVSTCIYVQRSWIILTITCTILLPVYVYATPILKLLGQDEEIADLTGTYSIQLIPQMFSFAIVFPTLTFLQAQSKVKVIMVIAFVVLLIQNGLLYLFIHVFGWGVTGLAMVSDIIGWLYAVALVVYTIAWNKDEWSGFSWMAFRDLWAFAKLCLSSSFMICLQQWYLTCIMLLVGLLENPLVSVSSYSVCFNVQGWHSTLLVGINTATSVRVSNTLGMAHPRAAKYSFYVTMFQSLLLGIFFMTVIFLTKEHFATIFTNNEDIILAVIDLAYLLGITMVLNSISQVISGVAIGSGWQVMVAYINMACYYIVGLPIGIFLGFKQHLGVKGVWGGTMCGNILQILVLLLITWKTNWTKEVEQTAHRMRTWNIDNHYSENVI; translated from the exons ATGTCATCTGCACTTGCAACACTTTGCGGCCAAGCTTTTGGAGCAGGGCAAATTGTTTCTACTTGCATTTATGTGCAAAGGTCATGGATTATACTCACCATCACCTGCACAATCCTCTTACCTGTTTATGTATATGCCACACCAATTTTGAAGTTGCTGGGGCAAGATGAAGAAATTGCTGATCTTACGGGCACATATTCTATACAATTGATTCCCCAAATGTTTTCCTTTGCTATAGTTTTTCCCACCCTGACATTTCTTCAGGCCCAGAGCAAGGTTAAAGTGATCATGGTGATAGCATTTGTGGTTCTGCTCATTCAAAATGGCTTGCTTTACTTGTTCATACATGTGTTTGGTTGGGGTGTAACTGGTTTAGCCATGGTGAGTGACATCATAGGGTGGCTCTATGCTGTGGCTTTGGTTGTGTATACCATTGCATGGAACAAGGATGAATGGAGTGGATTTTCTTGGATGGCATTCAGGGATTTATGGGCATTTGCTAAGTTATGCCTTTCTTCATCTTTCATGATTTGCTTACAGCAATGGTATCTTACATGCATTATGCTCCTTGTTGGTCTTCTAGAGAATCCTCTCGTTTCTGTTTCTTCCTATTCTGTTTG CTTCAATGTTCAGGGTTGGCACTCCACACTGCTCGTAGGAATAAACACAGCCACAAG TGTTCGTGTCTCCAACACACTTGGCATGGCACATCCAAGAGCGGCCAAATACTCTTTCTACGTGACAATGTTCCAATCTCTCCTCCTTGGAATTTTTTTCATGACAGTTATTTTCCTCACAAAAGAACATTTTGCCACCATTTTTACCAACAATGAAGATATCATTCTAGCTGTCATTGATTTAGCATACCTCCTTGGTATAACAATGGTTCTCAATAGCATATCGCAGGTCATTTCAG GTGTGGCCATTGGAAGTGGATGGCAAGTGATGGTTGCTTACATAAACATGGCATGTTATTACATTGTTGGACTCCCAATTGGAATTTTCCTTGGTTTTAAGCAACATTTAGGGGTCAAG GGTGTCTGGGGAGGCACAATGTGTGGCAATATTCTACAGATTTTAGTCCTCTTGTTGATTACTTGGAAGACTAATTGGACCAAAGAG GTGGAGCAAACAGCTCATCGCATGCGAACATGGAACATTGA